The Caviibacter abscessus genome window below encodes:
- a CDS encoding DUF1439 domain-containing protein: protein MFKRFILSLLFILSVVSYSSSLQIPTNLLNTGISFIMPIEKNYALKGKLVIQNPNIEIKDNQLYLTVDYENQVIGKHATGKMILKSNLNYDKNSTNLYLKDLSIESFSANNSNFNPESNFFSRMVLKGIYKKIESKPIFILSEYALTKLISVKDIKIINDKIMVIF, encoded by the coding sequence ATGTTTAAGCGATTTATTTTATCTTTATTATTTATACTATCTGTTGTAAGCTATTCATCAAGTTTACAAATACCTACTAACTTACTTAATACTGGAATATCATTTATTATGCCTATTGAAAAAAATTATGCATTAAAAGGAAAGCTAGTAATTCAAAATCCTAATATTGAAATAAAAGATAATCAACTATATCTTACAGTAGATTATGAAAATCAAGTTATAGGTAAACATGCTACTGGTAAAATGATACTTAAGTCAAATTTAAATTATGATAAAAATAGTACAAATTTATACTTAAAAGATTTAAGCATAGAATCATTTTCAGCAAATAACTCTAATTTTAACCCTGAATCTAATTTTTTTAGCAGAATGGTATTAAAAGGAATTTATAAAAAAATAGAATCTAAGCCAATATTTATTTTAAGTGAATATGCTCTAACAAAATTAATTAGTGTAAAAGATATAAAGATTATAAATGATAAAATTATGGTAATATTTTAA
- a CDS encoding carbon starvation CstA family protein has product MYSFILALIILVVGYFTYGKYVEKVFGSDPSRPTPAITRPDGVDYVPLGTFKSLFIQFLNVVGTGPIFGAIAGALFGPMAFLWIIFGCIFAGAVHDFFSGMLSVRSNGATVGELVGENLGDFAKQGMRVFSIVLLVLVGVVFLTSPAQILHTLTKFSYNYLLVIIITYYILATLLPVDKLIGRIYPIFGVALFFMAVGISISIIYGNIAGVYKTPEITELFTKLNYHSKLALFPFLFISIACGAISGFHATQSPIIGRCIKSEADGRKVFYAAMIGEGIVAIIWAAAAMTLFPHNGELGLVSQLVGLKEVGKAPVVVNEVARITLGKVGAVLAVLGVVAAPITSGDTAFRSARMTIADIFKIDQKPIKNRLMIAIPLFAIGAYLSQVDFNIIWRYFAWSNQTLAMIGLWSASAWLLKRNRNYWITLLPAVFMTLVSIDYIVIAPEGFVRFFKGVSQTVIAGTGFGVAVIVALIGLVAFFMKKKEYDEKNLYIND; this is encoded by the coding sequence ATGTATAGTTTTATATTAGCGTTGATCATCTTAGTTGTGGGTTACTTTACATATGGTAAATATGTTGAAAAAGTATTCGGTTCAGATCCAAGTAGACCTACACCGGCAATTACTAGACCGGACGGAGTAGACTATGTACCTCTAGGAACGTTCAAATCATTATTTATTCAATTTTTAAACGTTGTTGGAACTGGTCCTATATTCGGAGCTATTGCAGGGGCATTATTCGGACCCATGGCATTTTTATGGATAATATTTGGATGTATTTTTGCAGGAGCGGTTCATGATTTCTTTAGTGGAATGCTTTCAGTAAGAAGTAATGGAGCTACTGTAGGAGAATTAGTTGGAGAAAATCTAGGTGATTTTGCAAAACAAGGTATGCGTGTTTTCTCGATAGTTTTATTGGTGTTGGTTGGAGTTGTATTTTTAACATCACCTGCACAAATATTACATACTTTAACTAAGTTTTCATATAATTATTTATTAGTTATTATAATAACATATTATATTCTTGCAACTTTATTACCAGTTGACAAATTAATCGGTAGAATTTATCCAATTTTTGGAGTTGCATTATTTTTCATGGCTGTGGGGATATCAATATCAATAATTTATGGAAATATAGCTGGAGTATATAAAACGCCTGAAATAACAGAATTATTTACAAAACTAAATTATCACTCTAAATTAGCATTATTCCCATTCCTATTTATATCAATAGCATGTGGAGCAATAAGCGGATTCCACGCAACACAATCACCAATAATTGGTAGATGTATAAAATCAGAAGCTGATGGTAGAAAAGTTTTCTATGCAGCTATGATAGGAGAAGGAATAGTTGCAATTATATGGGCAGCAGCTGCAATGACATTATTCCCACACAATGGTGAATTAGGTCTTGTTAGTCAATTAGTTGGATTAAAAGAAGTTGGAAAAGCACCTGTAGTTGTTAATGAAGTGGCAAGAATAACACTTGGTAAAGTTGGAGCAGTTTTAGCGGTATTAGGAGTTGTTGCAGCACCTATAACTTCAGGAGATACAGCATTTAGAAGTGCTAGAATGACAATAGCTGATATATTTAAAATAGATCAAAAACCTATTAAAAATAGATTGATGATAGCAATACCGTTATTTGCAATTGGAGCATACTTATCACAAGTAGACTTTAATATTATATGGAGATATTTTGCTTGGTCTAACCAAACATTAGCTATGATTGGGTTATGGTCTGCATCAGCATGGTTATTAAAACGTAATAGAAATTATTGGATTACTTTATTACCAGCTGTATTTATGACTTTAGTTTCAATAGATTATATAGTTATAGCTCCTGAAGGATTTGTAAGATTCTTTAAAGGTGTTTCGCAAACAGTTATAGCTGGAACAGGATTTGGTGTAGCTGTAATAGTTGCTTTAATTGGATTAGTAGCATTCTTTATGAAAAAGAAAGAATATGATGAAAAAAATCTATATATAAACGATTAA
- the nagE gene encoding N-acetylglucosamine-specific PTS transporter subunit IIBC yields MMKYLQRIGRSLMLPIAILPAASLILGVGYAISTSGSGAQSQLAAFLIKSGGAIVDNMSILFAIGVALGMSKDRDGSAALSGLVAFLVVTTVLSTASVSQLMRIATEEVNPAFGKINNQFIGIISGIVAATVYNYFHDIQLPEFLAFFSGKRFVPILTAACMLVVSGVLFFIWPTIYTVLVEFGKLIMGLGAVGAGLYGFFNRLLIPLGLHHTLNSVFWFDIAGINDIGRWLSPVESAYENIPLVLQGKYVVGMYQAGFFPVMMFGLPAAGLAMYFTAKPEQKKVIGSLMLAAGFTSFFTGVTEPLEFSFMFVAPALYVAHAALTGITVAVVAMLKYTAGFAFSAGLIDYVISLRNPNANNTLLLIPIGIIVAVVYFVVFVTMIKTFDIKTPGRTDGEIDNSQLDEILGRNDKKAKFVEMAKVILIGLGGKENLTSIDNCITRLRLEVKDVNLINKDVIKSSGAINTVVIDEHSVQVIIGPQVQFVADELKKL; encoded by the coding sequence ATGATGAAGTATTTACAAAGAATCGGTAGATCACTTATGTTGCCGATTGCAATTTTACCCGCAGCTTCCTTAATATTAGGTGTTGGATATGCAATAAGTACATCAGGATCAGGAGCTCAAAGTCAGCTAGCTGCATTTTTGATTAAATCAGGTGGAGCTATAGTAGATAATATGTCTATATTATTTGCTATAGGAGTAGCACTTGGAATGTCTAAGGATAGAGACGGTTCAGCAGCACTTTCAGGATTAGTTGCATTTTTAGTAGTTACAACAGTATTGTCAACTGCATCAGTTTCTCAATTAATGCGTATAGCTACTGAAGAAGTTAATCCTGCATTTGGAAAAATTAATAACCAATTTATTGGTATAATTTCAGGTATAGTAGCAGCAACTGTTTATAATTATTTCCATGATATTCAATTGCCTGAATTTTTAGCATTCTTTTCAGGTAAAAGATTTGTTCCTATTTTAACGGCAGCATGTATGTTAGTTGTTTCAGGAGTTTTATTCTTTATATGGCCAACAATTTATACAGTATTAGTTGAATTTGGTAAATTAATAATGGGATTAGGTGCAGTAGGTGCAGGACTATATGGATTTTTCAATAGATTACTAATACCATTAGGGTTACATCATACATTAAATTCAGTATTTTGGTTTGATATTGCAGGTATAAATGATATTGGTAGATGGCTTTCTCCAGTTGAAAGTGCTTATGAAAATATTCCATTAGTACTTCAAGGAAAATATGTTGTAGGTATGTATCAAGCAGGATTTTTTCCTGTTATGATGTTTGGGTTACCGGCAGCAGGGTTAGCTATGTACTTTACTGCAAAACCTGAACAAAAGAAAGTTATAGGATCATTAATGCTTGCAGCAGGATTTACATCATTTTTTACAGGTGTTACAGAACCATTAGAATTTTCATTTATGTTTGTAGCTCCAGCTTTATATGTAGCACATGCAGCTTTAACAGGTATAACAGTTGCGGTAGTGGCAATGCTTAAATACACTGCTGGTTTTGCTTTCAGTGCAGGGTTAATTGACTATGTAATATCTTTAAGAAATCCAAATGCAAACAATACTTTATTATTAATACCAATTGGAATAATTGTAGCAGTAGTATACTTCGTAGTATTTGTTACTATGATTAAAACATTTGATATTAAAACACCAGGACGTACTGATGGAGAAATAGACAACAGTCAACTTGATGAAATATTAGGTAGAAATGATAAAAAAGCAAAATTTGTTGAAATGGCAAAAGTAATCTTAATAGGATTAGGTGGAAAAGAAAATTTAACATCAATAGATAATTGTATAACTAGATTAAGACTTGAAGTTAAAGATGTTAATTTAATAAATAAAGATGTAATAAAATCTTCAGGTGCAATAAATACAGTAGTTATAGATGAACATTCTGTTCAAGTTATAATAGGACCACAAGTACAATTTGTTGCAGATGAATTAAAAAAATTATAA
- the rapZ gene encoding RNase adapter RapZ produces the protein MKELIIVTGMSGAGKTQALNIYEDRGYFCIDNYPMALFKYIQDIYQSAEKREKIAVVVDIRDANVITDFINQLDILNKYKIKYRLIYLDARTDVLLSRYELSRRKHPLNKYEGLIDNIEAERKLISCFKQYAHQIIDTSKLDVKQLETELEAGDTKLDISLISFGFKNGIPLDAHLVFDVRFLPNPYYVKELRHKTGNDSEVYDYVMSFNESEVYYAMLYNMITYLIPEYEKEGKAYLKIAVGCSGGQHRSVSFINRLKKELSIKFNNKINKNHREVGNKKCL, from the coding sequence ATGAAAGAATTAATAATAGTAACAGGTATGAGTGGAGCTGGAAAAACACAGGCTTTAAATATTTATGAAGACAGAGGATATTTTTGTATTGATAATTATCCAATGGCTTTATTTAAATATATTCAAGATATATATCAAAGTGCTGAAAAAAGAGAAAAAATTGCAGTTGTAGTTGATATAAGAGATGCTAATGTTATAACTGATTTTATAAACCAATTGGATATATTAAATAAATATAAAATAAAGTATAGACTTATATATTTAGATGCAAGAACAGATGTTTTACTTAGTAGATATGAACTTTCAAGAAGAAAACATCCGCTTAATAAATATGAGGGACTTATAGATAATATTGAAGCTGAAAGAAAATTAATTTCATGTTTTAAACAATATGCACATCAAATTATAGATACTAGTAAACTTGATGTTAAGCAATTAGAAACTGAACTTGAAGCTGGAGATACAAAACTTGATATTTCTTTAATATCATTTGGATTTAAAAATGGAATACCTCTTGATGCACATTTAGTATTTGATGTTAGGTTTTTACCTAATCCATATTATGTGAAAGAATTAAGACATAAAACCGGAAATGATAGTGAAGTTTATGATTATGTTATGAGCTTTAATGAAAGCGAAGTATATTATGCGATGCTTTATAACATGATTACATATTTAATACCTGAATATGAAAAAGAAGGTAAAGCATATTTAAAGATAGCTGTTGGTTGTAGTGGAGGACAACATAGATCGGTTAGTTTTATTAACCGTTTAAAAAAAGAATTGAGTATAAAATTTAATAATAAAATAAATAAAAATCATAGAGAAGTTGGAAATAAAAAATGTCTATAG
- a CDS encoding PTS transporter subunit EIIB — translation MLKLENIISGLGGVNNIDLIDNCMTKLRIRIKDSNKVARNVILSSGVKDVLIFDNDVHIPIGVTAKEVAKSLKSMASKRDSDIIVEALGGRDNIEDISSCMTKLRVNLFDMSKIDKEKILSTISKDVLILDKDIHIVIGTDAKKILSEII, via the coding sequence ATGCTTAAATTAGAAAACATAATATCAGGTTTAGGTGGAGTAAATAATATAGATCTAATAGATAACTGTATGACTAAACTTAGAATAAGAATAAAAGACAGTAATAAAGTAGCAAGAAATGTGATACTATCATCAGGTGTTAAAGATGTATTAATATTTGATAATGATGTTCATATACCGATTGGGGTAACTGCAAAAGAAGTTGCTAAATCGTTAAAATCTATGGCATCAAAAAGAGATTCAGATATAATAGTTGAAGCACTTGGAGGTAGAGACAATATTGAAGATATAAGTTCTTGTATGACAAAATTAAGAGTTAATTTATTTGATATGAGCAAAATTGATAAAGAAAAAATTTTATCAACAATTTCTAAGGATGTTTTAATATTGGATAAAGATATTCATATAGTTATTGGAACCGATGCAAAAAAAATATTATCAGAAATTATATAA
- the uvrC gene encoding excinuclease ABC subunit UvrC has product MSIDLKHIPANAGVYIMKNKYDKIIYIGKAKNLKKRVSSYFNKTQNLKTTELVKNITTIDFFLCNSEIEALILENNLIKKHKPKYNILLKDQKTYPYIKITKELYPKISVVRNVSDNNSDKAYYFGPYPNTNMKSAVNMLMKVFNIRDCNINVYKNNLKPCLKYHINLCNAPCMYKDEDTINTYIENTKKLVKFLENKDTGILKEIENKMNNYSESFEFEKAIIERERLKTLQKLIEIQITEAVREYDEDIFVLNHIQDNIFLCIISVRKGKIINKTFNVIKNIIDDTDILDRLITAYYDKFTPPKIIVLSAEYKDKKEIIENWFLNEKKYKVKLIFPSKKSRTYDLLKLGNLNLVSEQENYYNKKENMFKNLIELKEILKLDKIPNKIECYDISNISGNDNVGSQVVFINGVKEPKLYKKYKIKTIIGQDDYGSMKEVIKRRIKYKDLPDLILLDGGKAHVNTIKKFLLNENINIAVFGMYKDNKHRTFGLCDENNIINLKIHKNLFNLITSFQDEVHRFAITYHKKLRSERNNKSLLDEISGIGKVRKKTLLNKFGTISNIKKASIDELKEILPESVAINLLEKL; this is encoded by the coding sequence ATGTCTATAGACTTAAAACATATACCTGCAAATGCAGGTGTTTATATTATGAAAAATAAATATGACAAAATAATATATATAGGAAAAGCCAAAAACCTAAAAAAAAGAGTTAGTTCATATTTTAATAAGACACAAAATTTAAAGACAACGGAATTAGTAAAAAATATTACTACTATTGATTTTTTTTTATGCAATTCTGAAATAGAAGCACTTATTTTAGAAAATAATTTAATAAAAAAGCATAAACCAAAATATAATATACTTTTAAAAGATCAAAAAACATATCCTTATATAAAGATAACAAAAGAGCTATATCCTAAGATATCGGTAGTAAGAAATGTTTCAGATAATAATAGTGATAAAGCATATTATTTTGGACCTTATCCAAATACTAATATGAAAAGTGCTGTTAATATGTTAATGAAAGTTTTTAATATTAGGGATTGCAATATAAATGTTTATAAAAATAACTTAAAACCTTGTTTAAAATATCATATAAATTTGTGTAATGCACCTTGTATGTATAAAGATGAGGATACTATAAATACATATATAGAAAACACAAAAAAATTAGTGAAATTTTTGGAAAACAAAGATACAGGCATATTAAAAGAAATTGAAAATAAAATGAATAATTACAGTGAGTCTTTTGAATTTGAAAAAGCCATTATTGAAAGGGAAAGATTAAAAACACTACAAAAATTAATAGAAATTCAAATAACTGAAGCTGTAAGAGAATATGATGAAGATATTTTTGTATTAAATCATATCCAAGATAATATCTTTTTATGTATCATAAGTGTGAGAAAAGGAAAAATAATAAATAAGACATTTAATGTTATAAAAAATATTATTGATGATACTGATATTTTAGATAGGCTTATAACTGCATATTATGATAAATTTACGCCTCCTAAAATAATAGTATTAAGTGCAGAATATAAAGATAAAAAAGAAATTATTGAAAATTGGTTTTTAAATGAAAAAAAATATAAAGTAAAACTTATTTTTCCAAGCAAAAAAAGTAGAACATATGACTTACTTAAATTAGGGAATTTAAATTTAGTAAGTGAACAAGAAAATTACTATAATAAAAAAGAAAATATGTTTAAAAATTTAATTGAACTTAAAGAAATATTAAAACTTGATAAAATTCCAAATAAAATTGAATGTTATGATATTTCTAATATTAGTGGTAATGATAATGTAGGTTCTCAAGTTGTATTTATAAATGGAGTAAAAGAACCAAAATTATATAAAAAATATAAAATAAAAACAATTATAGGTCAAGATGATTATGGTAGTATGAAAGAAGTAATAAAGCGAAGAATAAAATATAAAGATTTACCTGATTTAATATTATTAGATGGAGGTAAAGCTCATGTCAATACAATAAAGAAATTTTTATTAAACGAAAATATAAATATAGCTGTCTTTGGTATGTATAAAGACAATAAACACAGGACTTTTGGTCTTTGTGATGAAAATAATATAATTAATTTGAAAATTCATAAAAATTTATTCAATTTAATAACATCATTTCAAGATGAAGTACATAGATTTGCTATAACTTATCACAAAAAATTAAGATCAGAGAGAAATAATAAAAGTTTATTGGATGAAATTTCCGGGATAGGTAAAGTTAGAAAAAAAACATTATTAAATAAGTTTGGTACAATTTCAAATATAAAAAAAGCTAGTATTGATGAGCTAAAAGAAATATTACCTGAAAGTGTTGCCATAAATTTGCTGGAGAAATTATGA
- a CDS encoding ABC transporter ATP-binding protein, with product MSDYILEMRNIRKEFFNGKIVANDDINLKIRPGEIHAIVGENGAGKSTLMKILNGLYDLTSGEIYYKGNKVDISSPSVAAHLGIGMVYQHFMLVETLTVAENMVLGFEPRKNGIFFDLETARKNVKEVSEKYGLNIDPDAIVGDLSVGIQQRIEILKILFKGAELLIFDEPSAVLTPQEVVELYGIMRNLIKEGKTIIFISHKLQEVLDLSDNITVIRRGKDVGGLKTSEATKESIANMMVGRQVLFNIKKEPVEIGDVVVEVKNIVAENDLGISKVKDISFEIRSGEIFGIAGVEGNGQTELIEVLAGLRKAKNGSYKVDGLELINNSPKTIRDKGLSHIPEDRHKRATIDEFTVKENLYLGVLEPYSKNGFFNHKKINASIDAMIEKYDIRPVDANVIYGGLSGGNQQKVVVARELEKENKFIIASQPTRGVDIGAIEMIHNTILHERTKGKAILVVSAELSEVMALSDRIAVMYSGKFVGILNKEDATTEKLGILMAGGKLDE from the coding sequence ATGAGTGACTATATTTTGGAAATGAGAAATATAAGAAAAGAATTTTTTAACGGTAAAATAGTCGCAAATGATGACATTAACCTTAAAATTAGACCTGGTGAAATTCACGCTATTGTAGGTGAAAATGGTGCTGGGAAATCAACACTTATGAAAATCCTAAACGGATTATATGACCTAACCTCAGGTGAAATATACTATAAAGGTAATAAAGTTGATATATCATCACCATCAGTTGCAGCACATTTAGGAATTGGAATGGTTTATCAACATTTTATGTTGGTTGAAACTTTAACAGTTGCTGAAAATATGGTTCTAGGATTTGAACCAAGAAAAAATGGAATTTTCTTTGATTTAGAAACTGCAAGAAAAAATGTAAAAGAAGTTTCTGAAAAATACGGACTTAATATAGATCCAGATGCTATTGTCGGTGATTTATCAGTTGGTATTCAACAAAGAATAGAAATTCTAAAAATCCTATTTAAAGGAGCAGAACTTTTAATATTTGATGAACCAAGTGCTGTTCTTACACCACAAGAAGTTGTTGAATTATACGGTATTATGAGAAACCTTATAAAAGAAGGTAAAACTATAATCTTCATTTCACATAAACTACAAGAAGTATTAGACCTTTCTGATAATATTACAGTTATTAGAAGAGGTAAAGATGTAGGAGGATTAAAAACTTCAGAAGCAACAAAAGAAAGCATTGCTAATATGATGGTAGGTAGACAAGTACTTTTCAATATTAAAAAAGAGCCTGTTGAAATTGGAGATGTAGTTGTTGAAGTTAAAAATATAGTTGCAGAAAATGATTTAGGTATCTCTAAAGTTAAAGATATCAGTTTTGAAATAAGAAGTGGAGAAATATTTGGTATAGCCGGTGTTGAAGGTAACGGACAAACAGAATTAATTGAAGTATTAGCAGGGCTTAGAAAAGCAAAAAATGGAAGCTATAAGGTAGATGGACTTGAGTTAATAAATAATAGTCCTAAAACAATTAGAGATAAGGGATTATCTCATATACCAGAAGATAGACACAAAAGAGCTACGATTGATGAATTTACAGTTAAAGAAAATCTCTATTTAGGAGTGCTTGAACCTTATTCAAAAAATGGATTTTTTAATCATAAAAAAATTAATGCTAGTATAGATGCAATGATAGAAAAATATGATATTAGACCTGTTGATGCTAATGTAATATATGGAGGATTATCAGGTGGGAATCAACAAAAAGTTGTTGTTGCAAGAGAACTTGAAAAAGAAAATAAATTTATAATTGCGTCACAACCAACACGTGGAGTAGATATAGGAGCAATAGAAATGATACATAATACAATACTTCATGAAAGAACAAAAGGTAAAGCAATATTGGTTGTTTCAGCAGAATTATCAGAAGTAATGGCACTTAGTGATAGAATTGCAGTTATGTATTCTGGTAAATTTGTTGGTATATTAAATAAAGAAGATGCAACAACTGAAAAATTAGGAATATTAATGGCTGGAGGAAAATTAGATGAATAA
- a CDS encoding ABC transporter permease: MNKKIQKGLFSILPSLLAVIIALIIGAIVIALKGVNPLTAYASMIKAAFYQTSTRYPFNGLAKTLVFATPLLFSALAVMLSFRAGMFNIGVQGQMMAGGLGATLVGIYCHNIFGNIVVALLVAALFGFIWAGIAGLLKSVFGINEVISTIMLNYTIAPIQNFLLGGPLKDPSSSNTQTVPIYEGVRLPTLFQEITKQSLNIGFIIAILTCVAAYYFFKNTTLGYKIKAVGNNPTVAENAGINPKTIAFIAMGIAGAIAGIGGAERILGGSTQYVYTDQIMGDFGFTGLAVSLLGKNNPFGIVVASIFYAALEIGGQTLQIDYKLDKEIVYIIQALIIILVAAENLFKYMLDKKRKGKN; encoded by the coding sequence ATGAATAAGAAAATACAAAAAGGATTGTTTTCAATTCTTCCATCATTACTTGCAGTTATAATTGCATTAATTATAGGGGCAATAGTAATTGCATTAAAAGGAGTTAATCCGCTAACAGCATATGCGAGTATGATAAAAGCAGCATTTTATCAAACATCAACAAGATATCCATTTAATGGATTAGCAAAAACATTAGTATTTGCAACACCTCTACTATTTTCAGCTCTTGCTGTAATGTTATCATTTAGAGCAGGAATGTTTAATATCGGTGTTCAAGGGCAAATGATGGCTGGAGGACTTGGTGCAACTTTAGTTGGTATATATTGTCATAACATTTTTGGAAATATAGTAGTAGCATTATTAGTTGCAGCACTATTTGGATTTATATGGGCAGGAATAGCAGGATTATTAAAATCTGTATTTGGAATAAATGAAGTTATTAGTACAATAATGTTAAATTATACTATAGCTCCAATACAAAATTTTCTACTTGGAGGACCTTTAAAAGATCCTAGTTCTTCAAATACTCAAACAGTACCTATATATGAAGGTGTAAGGTTGCCAACTTTATTTCAAGAGATTACAAAACAATCGCTTAACATTGGATTTATTATAGCTATATTAACTTGTGTAGCAGCTTATTATTTCTTTAAAAATACAACTTTAGGATATAAGATAAAAGCAGTTGGAAATAATCCAACAGTGGCTGAAAATGCAGGAATAAATCCTAAAACTATAGCATTTATTGCCATGGGTATAGCAGGAGCAATAGCTGGTATTGGTGGAGCTGAAAGAATATTAGGAGGTTCTACTCAATATGTTTATACAGATCAAATAATGGGTGATTTTGGATTTACAGGACTTGCAGTTTCACTTCTTGGTAAAAACAATCCTTTTGGTATAGTTGTTGCATCAATATTTTATGCGGCACTTGAAATTGGAGGTCAAACATTACAAATTGACTATAAATTAGATAAAGAAATTGTATATATAATACAGGCACTAATAATAATTTTAGTAGCGGCGGAAAACTTATTTAAGTATATGCTTGATAAGAAGAGAAAGGGGAAGAATTAA
- the dnaN gene encoding DNA polymerase III subunit beta: MLNIRVKTKDILRSIRIVENAIEDDKTDSRNTGIYIETAENKLIFKGIGQNIFIKSECEASIIEEGNIIIKYKLIEEYLKKIDQEFIDIIEKNAQIEIKNGDSNAKYTLIEYKKPIEAYISNGVEYIFDKKLLLENIENTQFAASTDITKTTINCIKFDVVGNVLKLVATDSYRLMYREVEMNENVTDENISVNLPLRTIQSLIKVLRESNNDNLVLKSDGTKVLFKLDDIEILTKVVELQFPDYKTILNNVKTDKKIEISKTDFHKKLDLVQLFVRDKKERKDVAEFIFSADKLTINGNNDTAVVSENVLINKDCDDIKIYLNVKFLIDYLSTVRNSKILEINLSDEVSAVLLKEEDRSSNSIYLTMPLKL, translated from the coding sequence ATGTTAAATATTAGAGTAAAAACTAAAGATATATTAAGGTCAATTAGAATAGTTGAAAATGCCATTGAAGATGACAAAACAGATAGTCGTAATACTGGAATATACATTGAAACTGCTGAAAATAAACTTATATTTAAAGGTATAGGTCAAAATATTTTCATAAAAAGTGAATGTGAAGCCTCTATTATAGAAGAAGGAAATATAATAATCAAATATAAATTAATTGAAGAATATTTAAAAAAGATAGATCAAGAATTTATAGATATTATTGAAAAAAATGCTCAAATTGAGATAAAAAATGGAGATAGTAACGCTAAATATACTTTAATAGAATACAAAAAGCCAATTGAAGCATATATAAGTAATGGTGTTGAATATATATTTGATAAAAAATTATTATTGGAAAATATTGAAAATACACAATTTGCAGCTTCAACAGATATAACAAAAACTACAATTAACTGTATTAAGTTTGATGTTGTAGGAAATGTATTAAAACTTGTTGCTACTGATTCATATCGTTTAATGTATAGAGAAGTCGAAATGAATGAAAACGTAACTGATGAAAATATTAGTGTAAATTTACCTCTTAGAACTATTCAAAGTTTAATTAAAGTATTAAGAGAAAGCAACAATGACAATTTAGTATTAAAATCTGATGGAACAAAAGTTTTATTTAAACTTGATGATATTGAAATATTAACTAAAGTTGTGGAATTACAATTTCCTGATTATAAAACAATATTAAATAATGTTAAAACAGATAAAAAAATAGAAATAAGCAAAACAGATTTTCATAAAAAATTAGATTTAGTTCAGTTATTTGTTAGAGATAAAAAAGAAAGAAAAGATGTTGCTGAGTTTATATTTTCAGCAGATAAATTAACAATAAATGGAAATAATGACACAGCGGTAGTTTCTGAAAACGTGTTAATCAATAAAGATTGTGATGACATAAAAATATATTTAAATGTTAAATTTTTAATTGATTATTTAAGTACTGTAAGAAACTCTAAAATATTGGAAATAAATTTATCTGATGAAGTATCTGCTGTATTGCTTAAAGAAGAGGACAGAAGTAGTAATAGCATTTACCTAACTATGCCTTTAAAATTGTAA